From Pagrus major chromosome 2, Pma_NU_1.0, one genomic window encodes:
- the linc.pou2af1 gene encoding colorectal cancer associated 2: MSADKPRVYQGVRVKTTVKELLQRHRAREASSKKVKTISQACVELQDLYASFPNCVDPPTAIPPADASSCGARAQHLRVASFSCPDGSCNIPMQESNFHDIQPQFGDVMLPSNGYSGSSNNNSSIGGGYSTSLPPPATLPLPLCHGLSSDADYYGMAPCSSPESLKFCNPVDHNSYSPQDSFSSSSSSCYDSPTRMQSSYHSFPSEHFHYQHCNLQDCYCLPHCWPGQQESFSAAEYAPYYNPTDYPYACPVEENYFKRDLQMSSEMCYNIL; the protein is encoded by the exons ATGTCTG CAGATAAGCCGAGGGTGTACCAGGGCGTCCGAGTGAAGACCACAGTcaaggagctgctgcagaggcaCAGAGCCCGGGAGGCCAGcagtaaaaaagtgaaaacG ATATCCCAGGCTTGCGTGGAGCTTCAGGATCTTTACGCGTCTTTTCCAA ACTGTGTGGACCCTCCTACTGCCATTCCTCCAGCGGACGCGAGCAGCTGTGGCGCGCGAGCCCAGCACCTGCGCGTCGCCTCGTTCTCCTGCCCCGACGGCTCGTGCAACATCCCGATGCAGGAGAGCAACTTCCACGACATCCAGCCGCAGTTCGGGGACGTGATGTTGCCGAGCAACGGCTacagtggcagcagcaacaacaacagcagcatcgGCGGCGGCTACAGCACCTCCCTGCCTCCACCTGCCACCCTACCGCTGCCCTTGTGCCATGGACTCTCCTCTGATGCGGACTACTATGGGATG gcTCCCTGCTCCTCACCAGAGTCACTGAAGTTCTGCAACCCCGTGGATCACAACAGCTACTCGCCGCAGGACTCTTTTtcttcgtcctcttcctcctgctacGACTCACCCACCAGGATGCAGTCCAGCTACCACAGCTTCCCCTCAGAGCACTTCCACTATCAGCACTGCAACCTCCAGGACTGTTACTGCCTGCCCCACTGTTGGCCGGGCCAGCAGGAGAGCTTCTCTGCCGCTGAATACGCACCTTACTATAACCCCACAGACTATCCATACGCCTGTCCCGTGGAAGAGAACTATTTCAAAAGGGATTTGCAGATGAGCTCCGAAATGTGTTACAACATACTATGA